In Tubulanus polymorphus chromosome 2, tnTubPoly1.2, whole genome shotgun sequence, a single window of DNA contains:
- the LOC141898715 gene encoding small integral membrane protein 14-like, whose amino-acid sequence MSDFDPCECVWNHEHAMRRLLNLLRNSQSTCTDNQCLQELPGPDSPDAGYSTMMLMMIGWIVVATALFLLRPNSLRNSGGKPSNNGPSNDNPPPPPAIH is encoded by the exons ATGTCAGATTTCGATCCGTGTGAGTGTGTGTGGAACCATGAGCACGCGATGAGACGCCTTCTTAATTTG TTGAGGAATTCACAGTCAACATGTACTGATAATCAGTGTTTACAGGAAT TACCTGGTCCAGATAGTCCTGATGCAGGATATAGTACGatgatgctgatgatgatAGGATGGATAGTTGTCGCTACGGCCTTGTTCTTACTTCGTCCGAATTCCCTACGAAACAGCGGTGGAAAACCTAGCAATAAT GGACCAAGCAATGATAACCCTCCTCCACCGCCAGCAATTCATTAA